GGAACCACCCCGAGGTGCCACACTGAGCAGCACAGGGAGAGTTTGCAAATTGCAGTGGGGTACCCTCTCAGCTCTCACTGGAAGCTCTACCTTgggcaggaaaagaaatacatctgCCAGCTTCTCCTTCAGCTAATCTGGTGAAGATTGTTTGCTGGGCGGGACTTAGCTTTGGGTCTAAGAAGAGCAGGGGAGCTGGAGTCAGGAGGGGGAAGGATGAaggggagggatgaggggaagGGCAGGCATGGGTTCTGAGGCGATGGATTTGTCTGCGGCTTCTGGGACTTTGGAAAGCTCCTGGTGAAACTGAGGCAGTCTAGTTCTCTTACATCTGGAGCCACAGGGCCCCAGAaaagctgtgtgacctcacaTGCTCCTTCCCTTGACGTGGGACCTTGAGGGTGAAGACCATGACATGGGACCCCAGtaccagaagccaggagagcaCTGTCCCTAACCTCAGGCTATTGTAATAGTTCACAGGTGGCTCCTTCACCCTGGATAATCCACTCTTTGGGTCACATTTACTCTTTGAGCAGAGAATAGGCTGTGGTCTCCACTAGAAGAGACAGAGGGTGGGCTGTCACTGTGGAGATGCCCACTGCAGGCCCAGCAATCTGCCAGGCAGATGTGGCCCTGACAACGTGCCTGAGGCTAGAGACTCTCATCCTCCTGACTGAGCATGGTCCCATGCACCACGGACTCAAACACTGGAGCCAGAATTTGAATGCCTGATCTGTCAGACTCTGGAGCCCAGACTCAGCCTGACATCTGTCTCACCACTCTAACCTTAGCCACAGtcttctaaaaatgtttcttcaaGGGGTGATGGGACTCAAAATAAGAGGGAGAAGAAGCAAGTGTGCTGCGTGGGCAGGTGTGCACAGAGGGCCTGACACCAGCAGTGGGAACAGACACAGGGTAGGGGGCCTGGAAGGTTGTGAGTTTCAGTCATGATGAGTGTGACCTCCAGATTCAAAAAGAGCTGCCTATGGCTGGGACTATTCAGGCTGATCCCCAAAGCATGGGCCACAGGAGGCTGGGCATGAAATAAGTGTGCTGATGGTAATGCCCTGCAGCCCTGCTTCCCTGGCCCTTGAGGGTCTTGGGGACACCACGTGGAAAGGCCTTCCCCAGAGGTCACTGCCTAATGCTGCAGGAAAGCTGTCTGCCCGGGAGGGCTGGGGCAATTCTCTGTGGCTCCGTGGGCTCTGAGGACCGTCTCTTCTGTCCCCCAGGATCCTGCAGGCCCAGGTGCCCCCTGTGTTCCtcccgcagcagcagcagcagtaccaatACTTGCAGCAGCCTCAGGAGCGCCACCCGCCCCCACACCTGGCCGCCCTCAGCCCTCCTGGGGTGGAGGGCCCGGCAAGCACCCAGGCCTCTTTGGCCACCTCGGGCAGCACCCATCTGGCTCAGATGGAGACTGTGCTAAGGGAGAACGCCAGGCTGCAGAGGGACAATGAGAGATTGCAGAGGGAGCTGGAGAGCACGGCGGAGAAGGCTGGCCGCATCGAGAAGGTAGGCCCTGCTGAGGCCTCAGAGAAGCAGTGGGGGCAAGAAGGGAACCCCAACAGGGCTGACCAGGGAGGGGGCTGTCAGAAGGGAGGCAGAGGAGTCTGAAGGCTGGTCTGGCTGGGCTTCTCAGCTGCCCCTCGGGGCCTCCCTCATCCCTCCTACACCCCTCCCTGGCTGACTCCAGACAGCTGGGGAGCAGCCGGCAGAGCAGGCCCAGAGCACGAGCAGTTGCTGCCCAGTGGTGGTTAGAAAGAGCCCATTCACCGACTCCCTCATGGTCGCACCCTTTCCCTGCACACGCCCCCTCCCGTGGACACCTCCCACAGAGAGCCCTTTGTATCCCCCACACAACAGCAAGTCTGTTCCAGGCCAGCCCTGGTCACAGGGAAAGCCCCTCCTCTTGGCAAAAAACGAGCGACTTATTGGAATCACAGGCCAGCTAGGAGCACGTGCGGAACCTGCCAGCTGCCAAGTGGGTGGGGCATCAGGGGCCAGGCTGGCCCTGTGGGGGGATGGCTGGAGAGGCACATACTCCAGGCAGCTCAGGCTGGATCTGGTGCTCCCTTCTTAGTGAAGGGGCACCAGCTGTGCACTCAGCCTTAGCAGGTAGCCTTAGGCTTTCTGTGACTGTCCCATGGTCTCCAAGATAGGTCCactaccccccccaccccccaccccccaccccccaccccccaccccccccaccgcCCAGACCATGGTTGGAGCCTCAGTGCCTGATCCTGGTCCATTGTGCTCAAATTTCTCACTAGAAgccaaacaaaaggaaaatgcttCTTTCTGGACACTAGGCACCAGGAAGCTGCCCTCGGTCACCCTGGAGGCAGCCCCTTCCAGAGAACGTGGCCTTGTGTTCACTCAGGACCTTGGGACAGTTGAAGGGACCCTGGGTTGCCTGTTCCAGCAGTTTGGTCCCTCTCTGGAGGCTACAGGCTGCAGCCTGTCCCACTCAGGCTAGGTGGGTTTTCTGCTGTGGCTTTGTATCTTCTCTCTCACCCTTTCTGATGGAGAGTCAGCGATCAGCCCTGGCCTAAGGAGGGGACTTTGATGCCATTGCCACCCTGGGagctcttccttttcttcagCTCTTCTCTCCGCCTCTTGCAGCTGGAGAGCGAAATCCAGAGGCTCTCCGAGGCCCACGAGAGCCTAACAAGGGCCTCTTCCAAGAGAGAGGCCCTGGAGAAGACCATGAGGAACAAGATGGACAGTGAGATGAGGCGGCTGCAGGACTTCAACCGGGATCTTAGAGGTGAGGACCGCTCATGCAGGTGGAGGGGCAGGGACCACCTATGGACAGCTTGATTCCACTGTTCTAGGACATCACTCAGAGTCTCTTGCCTCTGCAAAAACAGTACAAATCAATTCAAAGGGGACTAGGCTGAGACTCCTTGGGGGCCACCTTGATAGAGAGATGCTTGTCTCTGTGTTCTAGACCTTGGGGCCCCTCCTGGAGCTCTCACCCATGTGGCCCAGGGTGACCTGGGGCTTCCCTATGAGCCCACCCCCAGCTTGGAGAATGCAGCCTGACAGATAGTTccctggttggggtgggggggggtgcacCTTGGCAGGCAGCTTCACCTGTACTCAAAcctttttccttaaaatgtcttttcttcatttgaaacagAAAGATTAGAATCTGCAAACCGCCGCCTGGCAAGCAAGACGCAAGAGGCCCAGGCAGGCAGTCAGGACATGGTGGCCAAGCTGCTGGCTCAGAGTAAGTAGAGGGCCCACTCAGGAGCCCAAGCAGAGGTGTGGCTGGTGGAACCAGGACAGCTCCTCTTCTGCCAAAGCAGGGCTTGGAGTGTGGGTTTACTGAATGCCCACTATGCACCCATCCCTGGACTGGTCTCGGGGGAGGGGCGGCTTCCCAAGGGGAGCAGGATCTGGTTCCCTGTGTACTGGGAAGATCAGTGGGTAGAGGGACAGCTGGGGAGATGTGCTGACCGTCAGTTTGGTGTCCTTTAGAAGCAGTTGAGGAGAGCTGAGCACTCTGGAAACAGGTGGGATGAGAGAGAAGGTAGAGTCTGAGTCTCCCGGGGGGTGGACATGTGGAAAGCTGGGGAGCATGGTGAGGCTGGGCCATAACAAGTGTTGGCACCAGCCGAAAATGGAGCTTCATGAACAGGGCAGCCTAAAGAAggaggtcaggaggatcccctaaaAAGGATAGTCAAAGGCTTCTTGAAGAGCGGATGAGTTCATTGTTGACTGGCCCATGCACTCACTCATTTGTTCCCTAGCACAGCCGTGCCGAGCCCCTGGCAGGTGTGCAGCAGAGCAGGAACAGGTCAGGAAGGTGCCAGGATGAGGTCAAGAGAGGTGGGGAGCTTGAGGAAGGAGCAGGGTCTTCCCACCATGGATTCCAGGGAACAAGCATAGCCTGGCCCTGGAGGACagtgatgggggggggggggggcgaggTTCCCCAGCACCCTGAGAGAGAGGTTTTGTGGGGTGGTAGgtgaagcagcagcaggatagtTCCAGTGGAGGTGGAAGCAGTTTGAAGGAAGGGGGAACAAAGGAAGCCACTAACTCAATAGTAGGAAGAAGCTGTAGCCATCAGAGAGGCGGTTATTGATAAGCTCCTCCTGTATGCGCTTACTGCCTGCTATAGTGATGTTTGAGTGTTTGCAAAGGAGTGCACTGGGCCAGCTGGTGTCTGGGCAAGGGTGCCTTCTAGGAAGGAGGAACCCCTCCAAAAGCTTACTGAGCCTAAGCTAGATGGTTGGAGGTGTCTGGAAGCAGAGAAGCAACTTGAAGACTGAGCTCTGGCTAGCAGCACCTACCTCGTTCAAGCAGGGCTCAGGCCTGGACAGGGTGGCCCCCAGTGGTGAAGGGCTGAGGGTTGAGGATGGGCAGGAGGTAGCAGAAGATGACTGAGGTCTCTGGGAGAGAGGAGATGGTGGTaagggctggggagtggggataGCCCTGGGGGGGTCTCCTCATTGTCGGGAGAGGATGGGTTGCAGGAAAGGGGCAGAATGGGGCCAGGCTTTGCCAAAGAAAGGAAGTCACGGAGGGTTCCTGGGAGAAGGCAGGGGAGGGGCCCGGGGCTGGCCAGCCTGGAGGCGTTTCCGCTCCCTGGGGAGTGAGGCTGTTCTTGGCTCTGGGCTGGAGCCATTAATCTCGTAGCGGCGGGTGACCTGGATGCCGGGCATTCCTGAGCCCGGGCTGTTCCGCTGCGCGCGCCTccccctcctcccgcctccccctccccccgcacTCCTGCCTGCGCCCCGCCCGCCACGCTGCGGGAGGAGGGACAGTGGGACAAAGGGACTGGGACTTGCTGGTGGGGCCTCGCTTCCCCCATGGAAGGCCTCCTGCTCCCTCCACTGCTCCCCAGCCCATGGCCCCACTCTGTGTCTCCCgaatctgcccccaccccagcctggaggCGGCGGCACCCAACCCCCAGAGTTTTATCTTGGTGGCTGGGGATGGCCAAGGTCTCAAGCCTCCGAGCTCTACCAgggccttcaaagtcaaagtgttagttgctcagtcgcttacgactatttgcgatcccatagactgtagccagccaggctcttctgtccatgggatttcccaggcaagaataatggagtgggttgccattccttctccagggcaccttcctgactcagggatcaaacttgagtctcctgcattttaggctgattctttactgtccgaaccaccagggaagccaccagggcATTAGAGGTGTGCAAAGCAGCAGGAACCTTCTGGAAACCAAAGGCTGGGTCCTTGATACCCTCCCCAAGGGCTGAGGAAAGCCAAACTACCCTTCCTTGCTCCTGACATCCAGAAGCAAGAATCCTCAGGAAACCAGAATCCTCAGAGAAAATGTCTGTGGTTGAGCTCACCTTTTTTCCAGAGTCAGTGCTTGAAGGAGAGCGTGGCCCCTATCACCAGTGCTGTTTGCTTTCCTACTAGGCAAGCAGTACAGACTCCCAGCTCTGGTCAGGCCCTGCCCACCCTGGGCATCTGGCCATGAGTCCTGAGGCCTGGTTCTCCCAGCCGAGTCCCCCTTGGGCAGTTTCTTCTCACCCGAACCCCAGATTCTGAGGCTGTAAGATGGGACCATCTAAGACTGGGATGAGCTGCCAGCCTCCGGCTAACTCTATAAGCTGTCCATCTCTGTGAAGCCTCTCAGGACAGGGCCATTGTCTCTGGGTCCAAAGTCCCAGTCAGCACTCCTgcctgccccctccaccccatTCAGGTGTCAGGCCAGCTCAGGATGAGAGGCCCAGTGTTACTGAGTTTCACTAACTTTTCCCTTCACCCCAAGGAATGAGGTGGGCCTGGGCCCAGCCTTCAAAAATTCACAGTGAACCAGAGCTGACCTGGGTGGGCCTCCTTCTCTGCCCCAGGGCCCGTAATTCTCTTCTGTTCCAGAGTCTATACTGTCCTCTCTGATAGGTATTTACCCACACGTGGCCCaaagattaaaattaattaaaatgaaataaaatgaaaaatttgactCCTCCCTGGCACTAGCCACATTGCAAGTGCTCACTGGCCACATGTGCCTAGTGGCTGCTGCCCTGCTTGGCACAGTGTAGAGCAAGTCCGTTACAGCAGAAAATTCCACTCTGCTCTGACAGTGCTGCTCTAGAGATGGTGCCTTTGAGTCCATCAGGCAGGCCCCATGACAGGTCCCCCTCTGCCTTCCAGCAAGGCAGGCAGCCTGCAcactaggggtgggggtgggggtgcctggTTTCACAGAATAAGCTCTGAGGCCTCTGACTACAAGGGCCTCACGCCATAGCCAAGCAGCCTGGTTCTTCAGAGGCAGGCTAACTTTGATCCCCGCCTGGTAGCACCATTCACCTCCTATGATTCCTCCTCTTTAAGGTGGGGATCACAGATCCCGGACTGTCATTGGAGGCTTCAGGGGAATCAGATGTGTAGATGCCTGACGCCTGGGGCAGCACACGGTGCTTCTTCCACTTGGATGATGACCACGTGACAGTCCACCTgcgcctctgttttctcatctggagatgGGCATTGCGGTTCCTGCCTGCCCAGTCTCTAGTATCACTATGAGCCTGGAGGGAAGTTGTGAATGTGTTTTGGAGATGGTGACACCCAGCGCAGGTGGACAGTATCTCGGGCTCTCTCCTGGCAAGGCCGTGTCCCAGCAGAGGAGCAGTGTGGCCCAGTCATCACTGCAAGGGCCCCGGTCTGACATTCCCGTTTGCTCAGGCCTTAgcctgaacttcagtttcctggCCCATACAATGGGGTTAATAAGGGTACCTAACTCCTGTGTTACTGAGAAGATGCGGTCAAGCTTGAGCAGCGGTCAGCACAGAGCGTGGCACATGGTGGGGGCTCTGTGGGGCAGTGAGGGAGCTGCCGTCCCTGACCGGGCCCCTCCCTCTCTCGCTGCAGGCTatgagcagcagcaggagcaggagaaGCTAGAGCGGGAGATGGCACTGCTGCGCGGAGCCATCGAGGACCAGCGGCGGCGGGCCGAGCTGCTGGAGCAGGCCCTGAGCAACGCGCAGGGCCGTGCGGCAAGAGCTGAGGAGGAGCTGCGGAAGAAGCAGGCCTACGTGGAGAAGGTGGAGCGGCTACAGCAGGCCCTGGGGCAGCTGCAGGCTGCCTGCGAGAAGCGTGAGCAGCTGGAGCTACGTCTGCGGACGCGCCTGGAGCAAGAACTCAAGGCCCTTCGTGCACAGCAGGTGAGCTGGGAAGACCCCAGGAGCCCCTGTTGAGATCCAGGCCAAGCCCTCTTGGAAAGTTAGGACCACCTGGGCCAATCTTGCGGAAGTCCCGTCCTGGCCCATCAGTCTCAGCAGAGGCCTTGCCTCTTGGCCAGGTGCCGACCTCAGGGACTCAAGCCTTGGGCCTCTATCCTCAGCAGCAGCCGGGATTGGCGCCCTTGGACTTTGTCCCTTTCTCTGGAGAAAGTCTCTTAGGAGCTGTGATGGAGGGGACTAGCCAGCTCTTACATGTCTCCCTGAGATCGGGGGTGGGGAAGATAGTCGCCCAGATCCTGGGCCTTTATCCTCACTTTGGTCTGTGTAAATAGCTCTCGTGTTTACAGACCAGATAGAGTTCTGTCTCCACTCCTAGCCTCACCCTTCCCACAGAGGTAGGGTGACCAGAGCTCCTGGATTGCCGGCGTCCGTCCTAGTTTATACCAGTTTTCCCGTGTCATTAAGTCACCCCTTCCTGAGTTTGGAGGACAATGTATATGGTCACTATGCAAAAGCAAACCCAATCTCCTCTGCACCCTTGGCCACAGGATTTGGGGCAAGGCTGTGGGGCCCTGTGGCTCCTCTTTGTCTCCGGCTGGAAGCAGGCTATGCAGAGTGCGTGATGCCAGCTGACCAAGCACTGGCCTCAGTGAGATTCCTCACATGGCAGTGAGGATCTGCGGCCAACACACGCCACCCTCCACCCCTGACCACGGTACCCCTCTCTCTGCAGAGACAGGCAGGCACCCCCGGAGGTGGCGGTGGCAGTGGTGGGACCCCAGAGCTCAGTGCACTGCGGCTGTCAGAGCAGTTGCGGGAGAAGGAGGAGCAGGTGCTGGCGCTGGAAGCTGACATGACCAAGTGGGAACAGAAGTACTTGGAGGAACGTGCCATGAGGCAGTTCGCCATGGATGCGGCCGCCACGGCCGCCGCCCAGCGTGACACCACTCTCATCCGGCACTCGCCCCAGCCCTCGCCCAGCAGCAGCTTCAATGAGGGCCTGCTCACCGGCGGCCACAGGCATCAGGAGATGGAAAGCAGGTTGGACACTGCAGGCCGGGTATCTGGGGCAGGGAGTGGGAGTAGGGTGGGATTTGTCCAGCCCTTGCCTGGGccttaggtcttccctggtggctcagacggttaagagtctgcctgcagtgcaggagactggggttcaatccctgggttttgaagatcccctggagaaagaaggaaatggcaacccactctggtattctggcctagagaattccatggacagaggagcctggcaggctacagtccatggggtcccagagttggacacgactgagtgccttcatttcttttctttgcctgGTCCTTAATCCATGATAAACACCCCTCACTCCGCCCAGCCTAACAATCCCTCCTACTTCTGAGCTGACCCCCTGCTTTTGGCCCAGCTGGCATTACAGGCTATTCTTTCTCAGAGGTGCCAACCGAGTCGTTGGTTTGCCCAGGAGACTCCACTCTTGGATGATACCCAAGGCTCCAGGCCTCTACCTGCTCCCCCACTCCCACCATGTAAATCAGAGAATTAGACTTTCCTACCCTACATGCCAGGTACCACCCCAGAATGAATGTGGCCTAGGCCTCTGGCCTGCGGGGAGCTGGTATTTTCTCTCCAGAGACAACTCAGAGGCCCCACAAGATTTCCATTTGACTTCTTCCTGGCTCAAAAACACAAGCAGTCGACTTAGCTCCCTTGATCAACAGCCCTGGGGATGGCCCTCCAGGACAGGGTTTGTGCCACTACCGTCATCAGATGAACCCAGAACCTACCCCTGGGTTTGCCAGTGTGGGAGTGGCCCAGCCTCTCATGCACTGGTAGTTTTCAAAGCATCCCATTGCAGAGCTCTGATGGCACTTCTGAAGGCCCCATCCTGGCCCCTACTGCAAGGCCAGGACACCCCAGCCTGGCTTTAAGGAAGGCTTTCCCTCCAACTTCCATGAGGCGGGGAGGGCAGAGGCCACAGGATCTGTGGGTCTGAAGATGTAAACATGGCCTCTCACCCCTCAGGTTAAAGGTGCTCCATGCTCAGATCCTGGAGAAGGATGCCGTGATCAAGGTCCTTCAGCAGCGCTCCAGGAAAGACCCTGGCAAGGTCACCCCGGGCTCCCTGAGGCCTGCCAAGTCAGTGCCATCTATCTTCGTGGCTGCAGCAGCGGGGACCCAGGGCTGGCAAGGACACTCCTCCAGTGAGCGGCAGGTGGATGCCTCTGCCCAACTGGCTGCAGGTGAGAGGAGGTGGGTGGGCAGCAGAGCCTAGGTTGTTCTCAGGCCTTTCCTTCCAGAACTGAAGCTTGGAGGAGCTAGGCGTCCCAACTCCTCACCCAGGGGAGCCGGCTTACACTCTGGCTCTAGTGACCTTGTAGCCCGCAGCTGTCCCCTGGTGTGACAAGGCAGGCTTTAGCCCCCGTTTCTGGAAATTCCACCACCCTGGTCCCAGCCACTCACTACCAAAGTTAAAATAAGCTTCCCCTGCAGAGGTACCTTCTGGGCCAGCACTTCCACTTCTCCTCCTAAGCAGACGCCACAGAAATCCAGGAATCCTTACTGTTTTAAGATTTAATCTACAACCTTTTAAGAAAGCTTCTTCCACTCAAAGCTTTTGGAACCCAATCCTGTTTAGAAACAGGAGTGTAATCAAAGTTCTTGTAAATCAAGAGCAACTAGCATCCCCAGGAGGTGTCTGTCGTTAAGTTAGGGTATTCTTCATGGGGGCTACAAATTGTGGACAGGGCAGTAACTGAAACTCCTGCCTTCCTAGCAGACAGGGCCCCGCTGGAGGAGCCTGTGGCTGTGGCTCCCCTCGCTGCCCACGCCAAACATGGGAGCAGGGATGGGAGCACCCAGACTGATGGCCCCCCGGACAGCCTGGAGCCTGACAGCCTTTTGGGGTGCAGCAGTGGCCAGAGAACAGCTTCACTGGGTAAGTCTCCAACTTTTGTGGGGCACTGAGGGCACCCTGGGGTGTGAATCCCATCCCGACTCATTGCCCACACTCCACGGGGTCCCTGCACAGGGAGGGTGAGCAGAATGTGGGACCTACCTCAGTACCGGGGGGAGAGCTGGTGGATATAGGAGTAGGAGAACTGGAAACCCTAATTACAAACAGATCTACCTGGAAGCCCTTTATCTCCTCTTAAGAAGTCTTCCTTAAACATCTTTAATGGCCAATCTGAGCAATTAAGATAGTGGAGCTTGGCACTCCCAAATTAGAAGACTTTGTTTTAAGAGTCCCGGAAGGAGAAATTTAAGAAGATGCCATTGAATGTGTTTGCTCTCTTTCACATTAACCTTTGCATAGTTGCCTATCCCTCACTGGCTCAGAAAACCACAGGCATGAAAAGAATGTGGCAGCCTCCCTCCCTCAGGGCTCTCCACCCTCCCTCCAAGCCCTCCAACCAGTTCCTAGTTATAAATATTTGCATCTTCCACTGGGGAGGCTGGTGGTCTGGATGGAGAGCTGGGGACTGGTTGGGCAAGTTATGGGGACCTGGGCAGCAGAGGTGGGAAAAGCTGGTGAAGACAGAACctatctttaaaatgttaaaagctgGTGAAGACAGAGCCTATCTTTAAAATGTTACCAGATTTAAAAGGGCAGTCTAGTAACCCTCGTTGCCCTGTGCCTGGCCTCTTATCTCTCCAGATTCTATTGCTACATCCAGAGTCCAGGACTTTTCCGACATGGTGGAGATATTGATCTGAAGGAGGTGGTGCCGTGGGGACTCTGAACCATTTCCTGCTGCCCTCTGCCACATGGCCATTCCATCAGGATGCTGCATGGGAGAGGGGAACTGTGAGCACCCGTCCCCCAAGAAGACCCTGTTCCTTAGCCCCATGCTCCTCCTGGGCCTATGCAGCATGAGGACTGGGCCTTTACCTGGCTTGCTGCCAGGGTAGCAATTGAAAGCTCAGAAGGGAGTAGTGCACCCACACTGCGCActtgggcagggagggaggggatgtgttgATTTGGCGGCTGATTTCCCAGGATGGCTGCCCATGGACTCCAGGTGGACTGGTTTAATAGGCCTGGCTCAGTGTGGTCCCTCCAACTCCATCTGCTCCTCAGCTCCTCACTGCCTCCTGGGGATCACCCAGACCTGAATCTTGGCGGCCTGTTGAGCGTGTGAGTCCTGCAGAGGCCACAGCGTCACCCGCACTGTGGAGAGGACTGGGATGTGCCGTGCAGTTTGTACATAATTCCCTTTCTTGTGAAACAGAAGATTGAAGTGGGCTGCTTCAGATTCACCCCTCATTCCATGctcccagccctgctgcctcGGTTCCTCCCAGCTATCTCCCCTTCTCAAGTCCTTGGTCCATGGATTTTGTTACTGCTTGATCCACGGGATACTGGCTGCTTTTTCCCCATCTTGAGCCCTGTTTGAAATGCCCAAGGGGCCTCACCACCACCAGCCTCTTGAAATGGCTCCACAGCTCCTGTCCCTGGGACATCTTGTCAGTTTGGTTATGAACCCTGAGCTAGATGAAGTCCGCCACCACAGATCTGCATGGTGGGCTTCCCAGCACCAGTTCTCTGAAAGGAAACTGGAGAGATGGCCTTGTTCTCATCAGTCTTTGTTCCCCCTGGAGGCACTGGGAGAGGGAGCTATGCTGGTGAAAACTAGTCCATGAGCTGTAAGACATGACTCAGATGGTCCTCTGAATGGAGCCCCTGTCACAGCATGGCGCCCTGAGGCTGGCTCCTCAAGCGCCAGTGCGCAGCACCCTGAAACAGGGCCAGCGCTTGGGAACTGGAGTGAAGTGTCCGAGGGCAGCCTGCCAGTAGCAGTGACTTTTACTTCTGGTCTTAAAGAGTCTCCCAACTCAGCCCCATGAGTGACTGGTGGGTTTTAGTGGTTTGTCTCGGCTGTTTTTAGTTCTCCTTgagtctttgtttttgtttttcttttactgtttttagGTTTTTGTATGTGTTATTTTATTGCTATGGTTCCTcaagtttcctttttaaacattCGCATTTGCTGGACaattgcatatttttttaaaatcccccTACCCCTCTGTAAAACTGAAAAATGCATTTGGTTCATGTGCAttgtttacaaaacaaaaagaaaaaaagagagaaaaaggcaaaaaaatattgtgaaagaaaaaaaaaaacaacttaatatattttggattaatatttggtatttctttttaaagtatttttttgtgCTGTGAACATTTTCTGCCAAAGACCATgatgtgtgtctgtatgtttaAGTTATcgtgaatatttaaaatgtaaacatggCCGTTTCGTTATGCCACCCTGTACCAGGATTGCTGCTGCATTCCACTGGGTATAacagtattttaataaaaaaaaaatttttttttttttttttaattaaaagcactGTGTTTGTACAAGTGAGAGACTGCACTGAGGGgtaaaggagagagggaagggactTCGGGAGGGGGCTCCCATGTCAGTCACTGGACCGCTCTCAACATCGAGCTGCACCCCTACTTGTCCACGCTGTGCTTCTGGGCGCCTTGGTTCTTAAACACTGACCAGAGTATGTCCACAGGCTGCCAGCTCAGTAACTGCTGTCTCTCATAAGAGAGGAGTGAAGGGTGCTGGTTTCCATTTTCTGGTAGTGGGAAACCTTGGGGCAAGGCAGGTCCCTCCTTAATTGCAAAGCTTGGAGGATACACAGTGTAATCTCTTCAAGGATCCAAAATTCCTGTAAATTTTGTGAGGCTGCATGAAGAGGAGGGTTGGAATGAGGGTATGGTTGGCTTTCCACTTTCCAGAGAACATTTCTTTCAGTCTGGGAGGGTCCGGCAGAGGGGCACCCTCCTCAGGTAGCTTTGTCCTAAACAGCTTTGTTTGGCCACATGCTGTGGTTACTCCACAGTAGGCCAAGGTGTCCGAAGGTGGCTttatccttccctccccccacccagcaCAGAGTCCTTGTCTAGGACCATTGAAGAGACAGCATTCTTCGCTGTGTGTACACTGGCAGAGGGTCTTCATGTGCATGACATAGTTTGGGGCACTGCCTCCTTCCCAAGCTGTGGCATTACCACTCCTGCCCCAGGCCCAGCAAAGCATACCACTCCAATCCACAAAAGAAAACCATCCTTGTATCAGAAACAAAGCCCCTTCCTCTGTGGGCCGGTTGGCACACTAAGGTTCCCCACCAGGATGTGGGCTGGCAGGCAATGGGCAGCCAGACAGGCCAGTGATGGGAACAGTCACTGCCATGGCCATGAGTG
The DNA window shown above is from Bos indicus isolate NIAB-ARS_2022 breed Sahiwal x Tharparkar chromosome 1, NIAB-ARS_B.indTharparkar_mat_pri_1.0, whole genome shotgun sequence and carries:
- the AMOTL2 gene encoding angiomotin-like protein 2 isoform X2; the encoded protein is MRTLEDSSGTVLHRLIQEQLRYGNLTETRTLLAIQQQALRGGAGAGGTGSPQAPMEIMAPEDSQVLQQATRQEPQGQEHQGTETHLAENGLYRLCPQPGKGEELPTYEEAKAHSQYYASQQAGPWPHVGDRDPRGPPGGSRRQDEALRELRHGHVRSLSERLLQLSLERNGARTPSHMSASHSFPQLARNQQGPPARGAPTAEGPEPRGPPPQYPHVMLAHETTSAVTDPRYRARGSPHFQHAEVRILQAQVPPVFLPQQQQQYQYLQQPQERHPPPHLAALSPPGVEGPASTQASLATSGSTHLAQMETVLRENARLQRDNERLQRELESTAEKAGRIEKLESEIQRLSEAHESLTRASSKREALEKTMRNKMDSEMRRLQDFNRDLRERLESANRRLASKTQEAQAGSQDMVAKLLAQSYEQQQEQEKLEREMALLRGAIEDQRRRAELLEQALSNAQGRAARAEEELRKKQAYVEKVERLQQALGQLQAACEKREQLELRLRTRLEQELKALRAQQRQAGTPGGGGGSGGTPELSALRLSEQLREKEEQVLALEADMTKWEQKYLEERAMRQFAMDAAATAAAQRDTTLIRHSPQPSPSSSFNEGLLTGGHRHQEMESRLKVLHAQILEKDAVIKVLQQRSRKDPGKVTPGSLRPAKSVPSIFVAAAAGTQGWQGHSSSERQVDASAQLAADRAPLEEPVAVAPLAAHAKHGSRDGSTQTDGPPDSLEPDSLLGCSSGQRTASLDSIATSRVQDFSDMVEILI
- the AMOTL2 gene encoding angiomotin-like protein 2 isoform X1, with amino-acid sequence MRTLEDSSGTVLHRLIQEQLRYGNLTETRTLLAIQQQALRGGAGAGGTGSPQAPMEIMAPEDSQVLQQATRQEPQGQEHQGTETHLAENGLYRLCPQPGKGEELPTYEEAKAHSQYYASQQAGPWPHVGDRDPRGPPGGSRRQDEALRELRHGHVRSLSERLLQLSLERNGARTPSHMSASHSFPQLARNQQGPPARGAPTAEGPEPRGPPPQYPHVMLAHETTSAVTDPRYRARGSPHFQHAEVRILQAQVPPVFLPQQQQQYQYLQQPQERHPPPHLAALSPPGVEGPASTQASLATSGSTHLAQMETVLRENARLQRDNERLQRELESTAEKAGRIEKLESEIQRLSEAHESLTRASSKREALEKTMRNKMDSEMRRLQDFNRDLRERLESANRRLASKTQEAQAGSQDMVAKLLAQSYEQQQEQEKLEREMALLRGAIEDQRRRAELLEQALSNAQGRAARAEEELRKKQAYVEKVERLQQALGQLQAACEKREQLELRLRTRLEQELKALRAQQRQAGTPGGGGGSGGTPELSALRLSEQLREKEEQVLALEADMTKWEQKYLEERAMRQFAMDAAATAAAQRDTTLIRHSPQPSPSSSFNEGLLTGGHRHQEMESRLKVLHAQILEKDAVIKVLQQRSRKDPGKVTPGSLRPAKSVPSIFVAAAAGTQGWQGHSSSERQVDASAQLAAADRAPLEEPVAVAPLAAHAKHGSRDGSTQTDGPPDSLEPDSLLGCSSGQRTASLDSIATSRVQDFSDMVEILI